AGGAGGAGAGCATGGCCGACGCTTATCCCATCGGCGCCCCGCGGACGAACGAGACCTGATGGCCGTCCGAGGCGAGGCCCGTCAGACCCTGCTGGCCGCCGCGAGGACGATGTTCGCCGAACGCGGCTACGACAGGACGACCACCCGAGACATCGCGGCGTCTGCGGGCGTGGACGCCACCTTGATCACCCGCTACTTCGGGAGCAAGGCCAAGCTGTATCTGGCGGCGCTGCAGTTGGACCTCGCCAGCGGGCCGCCGCCGGACCTGCTGTACCCGGGCCGCATCGCCACGACGCTCGACCGGGTGGGCACGGCGGGGCCTGGACCGCTGCTGCGGGCCGCGACGCATCCGCAGAGCGACGAGACGATCGCCAGGATCGCCCGTGAGGTCCTCACCGCCCGGATGGTGGAGCCGCTCGCGCAACGATTCGAGCGGGACGGGCTCGATCAGCCTCGGCTGCGAGCGGAAATCGCTGTCGCCGCCTTCGCGGGCATCACCTTGGGGCGGACGTCGGGGATGTTTCCGGAGCTGGCGGACATGCCCAATGCCGCGCTGTCCGAGGTGATCGAGATCGTGCTGTCCTCGGTCGCCTCTCCCTGGGTCGCCCCCGAGCCGACCGAGGACGCCGGGGAGCCCGTCACGGCACCACGGTGACGTGGATGGCGTCCTGCCCGTCGACCTCGCCGGCCAGGATCCGCACGGCCAAGTCCACATCGTCCAGGCCGATGCGATGGGTGTGCAGCGCCGACAGGTCGTGCCGGCCGGACGCGAGTACGGCGACTGCCTGGGCGAACGCGGCCGACTCCGCGCCCAGGGCGGTCTTGACGGTGAGTTCCTTGCGGAGCAGGTCGTCTGCCGGCAGACCGGCCTCGCCGTGGCGTGCGACGTACATGACCGTCCCACCGCGACCAGTCGCGGCCACCGCCAGCCGCAACGCGTCCGGCGCCGGAGTGAAGTCGAAGGCACGATGCACGCCACGGCCGCCGGTGATGTCCAGCACGGCATCCGCGACGTCGAGGTCCTCCAGCACGTCAGTCGCGCCCAGGGATCGCGCGATGTCGAACTTCCGGCCGTCGCGTTCCCGGCCGGCGACGATGATGCGGCCGGCACCGGCTTCCTTGAGGGCGATGATGCTGGCCAGGCCACGCTGGCCCGGACCGATCACCAGGACGTCCTCACCGCGCTGCGTCCCGCCGACGTCGATGGTCCACGACAGCGCCGCGGCGAGCGGATTGAAGAACACCGCGTCGGCGATCTCGACGTGCGCCGGCATCGGATGCAGCACCGTGCCGGGCAGCACGACCAGGTAGTCGGCGTACGCACCCCACAGCGACGGTGCGCGGTCGATCGGCAGGTACGAATACACCTGCCGGTCCGGGCACTGGTGGCGCTGGCCGGCCGCACAGCGAGGGCAGACCCCGCAGGATGCGGTGGGCTCCACCGCGACCCGGTCGCCGACCGAAACTCCCCAGCCGGGCGACGCGTCGGGGCTGAGCCGTTCGATGACGCCGACCGGTTCGTGACCGAGGACCATCGGGTACGGCGGCGGCTGACCGGCGGCGCCGGCCAGCCCTCGGTACTGGTGCACGTCGGTGCCGCACATCCCCCCGCCTTCGATGCGGACGAGGGCGGCGCCGGCGGGGAGTTCGTCCGGTATCGCGATGCGGCGAAGCTGCAGCCGGCGAGGACCCTCCAGGACCGCGGCACGAGAACTCACCGAGTACTCCTTTCGTGACAGCGCCACCGGGTCGCCGGCAGCCTCGGCGCAGCCGGAGTCCTCGGACTGGACGGCCAACGGCGTATCCCGGGTAGACGGCCGTGCCGGGCGATGGTACGAATCGGGTCGTCAGTCAGCTCGACGGAGGTGGTTGGCATGGGCCCCGAGCACCGGTCGGTGACCGACCTGTTCGCGGACGAGGTGGAAGGTGTCGACCCGACCGATCCGGTGTCGTGGTCGCTTCGGACGAAGGAGGCCCGGATGGAGACCAGCGGAGAACGCGCTGCCGACCAGGACGCGTTGCCGGCGGCAGAACCGCAACCGGACGCCGTCCCGCTGGTGATCGACGCCACGACGAACCCCGACGACCTGCCGATCCACGTCAACGACCAGCCCCCGGTCCATTTCAACAGCGACGTCGGCGGCATCCGCGTTACGCCGTAACCCGGCCGTCCCTTCCCATCATCGCTGGCTCGCCCCGGTCCGGCTGCGGTTCGAACGGGCGCGACGAGGTCGTCATTTCGGAGTTTCATGCAGTTCAACCACGTGGCCGTACGCATAGATCCGGCCCATTTCGAGTTGATCGTCGACATGCTGGTCGCCCGGTTGGGATTCGTCGAACTGCGTAGGATCGACCGAGCAATCTGGTTGCGTCAGCCGGGGACGAACATCGACCTGCAGCTGACCCACAGCACGACCTCGAACCGTGACGACGACAAGCGGCGCTCCCAGGTGTCCTTCCTCAGCTTGCAACCCCGGCAGGATCTCGACGACCTCGTCGGTTGGCTCGGCGAGCGTGGTCTGCCGGCCACGGTCGGGGTCTACTCCGATCGCGAGTTCTATCTGGATGCGCCGGCGGCGTTCGTCGACTTCGTCATCGAAGCGATGCGACCCGAACTCGCGGAGTACGACGTTCAGGTCTGACCGCGCAACCCTCAGCCGAGGCTTCCGCCGGCTCCACTGACGGAACCGAGCTCGGCTGGACCTCAAACCTCGCTGCGCCGCGAGGTGCGGCGGGCGCAGCGATGCGAGGAGACGCCGAGGATCACCAGAGTCATCGCCGGGACTGCCATGACTCCTTGGAGTACATCCGGGCCGACGAACGGGATCTACACGACGAGCTCGACCAGCAGCAGGACACCGGAGCCGACGGCGGCCAAACCCAGCCGGGTGGAACGCCGCCACGCCATGACCGCCGTGATCGCACACGGCAGGGCGACGCTGGCGGCGAGCCACATTCCGGGCACGACCCACGAGGTGAGGCCCAAGGGTTCGAGGTCGCTGACTGGAGGAGTGAAGGTGCCAGTGACGAGCTGCACCGATCCCGCAACCGCGGCAACGCTGGTGGCCGCTGCGGTGATGCCGAGAGTGCGGCGCCATCGCGGCAGCGCCACAGCACGGTCAGGGGTTGCCGGCACCTTCAGCACAGTGTTCATCTCGCCATCCCTCCGGTTTCCGATCGTCGATGGCGACGGTCGCCGCATTGCAGCGGCCGATCACCGGGCGATACCAACGGGCAGCCTTACTGACCTCAGGCTGGATCGGCCAACCAGAGCCGAGTAGGGCCAGAAGGCCCATGGCCCAAGGTCGCCTCCGCCACCGGTCCCGGATGAGCAGGCGACGTGACAACTGGGCGACGACGGCGACAGTGCCTTCGTCAGGCGTACCGAGGACGGCCGCCCACGCCGTACGTGAGCGCGACGATCCCGGTGCCGAACACGCGCGAGTCGGTCAGGTCGAGTGCGAAGTCCAGGCCGCTCTTGGGGAACAGCCGTTCTCCTTCGCCGACGATCACCGGGAACTGGACGAGGTTGAGCTCGTCGACCAGCTCGCGTTGAAGCAGCCACCGCGCGAGCGAAGCGCTGCCCACCACGAGCAGCTCACCGCCGGATTGCGCCTTCAGCTCCCGGACGCGCGCTTCGATGTCGCCGGAGATGACCGCAGTGTCATTCCACGTGGGCGTCCTCACCGTGGCGGAGACCAGGTACTTCGGCTTCGAGCTGATCGCCTCCCCGAAACCGCCGTCGTCGCTGCGGGCTCCCCAGTACGTCTCGAACAAGCCGTACGTTTTCCGCCCGAGCAGGAATGCGTCGGGCCGCCGCCACGTGTCGAGGATGTACTGCACCGCGCCGTCGTCGTTGAGCGAGCGGCCCCAACCGCCGCGGGTGAAACCCGGGTCCATCGCCTCGTTGTTTCCGCCGTTCGCCTGCGCCACACCGTCCAGAGTGATCTGCAGGCTGATCGTGAGCTTCATGAACGCTCCCTCGCTCGGGGGTGGGATGTACGGGATCGCACAGAACGAGACCGGTCACCACGTTCCCACGACGACGGTGTTGAGCGACGGTCAGGCTAGTCCGAGCCCTGACCTAGACCTTCGATCGTCGCGTACCGTGCGGAAAGATCGCGGATGCGCTGCCAGACAACTGCTCGAGGCGCGTCGATCTTGAGTGCTCGGATGTATTCGTCGAGCCGTTGCGGGCGGTCTTGGAGGTAGGTGACCGCCCTGGTGAGGCTGTCGCCGACCGTCCTGCCGTACGCAGCGTCCGCCTTACGCGCGCCAGTTCTCAAGGCGGTGATGTCGGGTTTCATCATGGCCAGGTCGATCAGGTCGCGGCCGAACGTCGACGTGTCTGCCCAACGGTCGTCGTTGGCGAGCAGTTTGGTTGCGACCTGGTCGGTTCGGGTCAGGATCCGCACCCCGCAGATCTCATCGTCCAGGGAGGGAGTGTCGAGGTCGATGCGGCCTTCGTGGATGATCTCGAACTTGATCGCAACTCCTGCGACGAACACCGACGTCCGGATCCCGTAGCCGTCGACAGAAGGTGTTCGGCCCAGGTTCAGTTTGCGTGTGGCGAGAGCGTCGAGCCCGTGGTCCCTGACGATCTGGCGCAGCGCGCGGTAAGACTGCTGGTCGGAGACCAGGAAGTCGATGTCGACCGATTCGCGGAACTCACCGTTGGCGAGGACGATCGCGGTGCCGCCGCCGAACCAGCAGTTGTGCTCGGTCAGGAGCCGTCCGTCGAGCATCGACAGCAGCTCGGCCACCTGCTGGTGGTGCAACCGCCTAAACAAGGAGCCTCCCGTTGCTGTAGGTGTCCGCGAGGTGCTGGATGAACGCCTTCTCGTCATCGGTGAGGGCTTGCTGGTTGAGGTGTCGCCAGCCGCGTTCGTAGAGGTTGAGTG
Above is a genomic segment from Actinomycetota bacterium containing:
- a CDS encoding alcohol dehydrogenase produces the protein MAVQSEDSGCAEAAGDPVALSRKEYSVSSRAAVLEGPRRLQLRRIAIPDELPAGAALVRIEGGGMCGTDVHQYRGLAGAAGQPPPYPMVLGHEPVGVIERLSPDASPGWGVSVGDRVAVEPTASCGVCPRCAAGQRHQCPDRQVYSYLPIDRAPSLWGAYADYLVVLPGTVLHPMPAHVEIADAVFFNPLAAALSWTIDVGGTQRGEDVLVIGPGQRGLASIIALKEAGAGRIIVAGRERDGRKFDIARSLGATDVLEDLDVADAVLDITGGRGVHRAFDFTPAPDALRLAVAATGRGGTVMYVARHGEAGLPADDLLRKELTVKTALGAESAAFAQAVAVLASGRHDLSALHTHRIGLDDVDLAVRILAGEVDGQDAIHVTVVP
- a CDS encoding TetR/AcrR family transcriptional regulator, with product MAVRGEARQTLLAAARTMFAERGYDRTTTRDIAASAGVDATLITRYFGSKAKLYLAALQLDLASGPPPDLLYPGRIATTLDRVGTAGPGPLLRAATHPQSDETIARIAREVLTARMVEPLAQRFERDGLDQPRLRAEIAVAAFAGITLGRTSGMFPELADMPNAALSEVIEIVLSSVASPWVAPEPTEDAGEPVTAPR
- a CDS encoding dihydrofolate reductase — protein: MKLTISLQITLDGVAQANGGNNEAMDPGFTRGGWGRSLNDDGAVQYILDTWRRPDAFLLGRKTYGLFETYWGARSDDGGFGEAISSKPKYLVSATVRTPTWNDTAVISGDIEARVRELKAQSGGELLVVGSASLARWLLQRELVDELNLVQFPVIVGEGERLFPKSGLDFALDLTDSRVFGTGIVALTYGVGGRPRYA